One window of the Klebsiella sp. WP3-W18-ESBL-02 genome contains the following:
- a CDS encoding DUF2513 domain-containing protein, with the protein MKLDLDEMKKLLNCFIESPEPYITLKELGLFDVDEKEQNILIAHLLLLAENGFISSLKLETGFESLGLHPTQKSTGISWNFAIKPIRLTQAGHDFAAVLNQRPVFEKLKEEAQEAPVALLRKIGSALAEKLLKEKLGLGD; encoded by the coding sequence ATGAAACTCGATCTTGATGAAATGAAGAAGTTGCTAAATTGTTTTATTGAATCCCCAGAACCCTACATCACCCTTAAAGAACTTGGTCTGTTTGACGTCGATGAGAAGGAACAGAACATATTGATTGCTCATTTGCTACTTCTGGCCGAGAACGGGTTCATCAGTAGTCTCAAACTGGAGACAGGCTTTGAATCTTTGGGCCTGCATCCGACGCAGAAAAGTACAGGCATCTCATGGAATTTTGCAATCAAACCAATACGTTTGACACAAGCGGGACATGATTTTGCGGCAGTATTAAACCAACGCCCCGTATTTGAAAAGCTGAAAGAAGAAGCGCAGGAGGCTCCAGTCGCCCTCCTGCGCAAGATCGGCAGCGCCCTTGCAGAAAAATTGCTGAAAGAAAAATTAGGGCTGGGGGACTGA
- a CDS encoding Mor transcription activator family protein, with protein MSQQSELFEHDPAIHQLLDHIDNIPVGELEHQWPQMLVALVDVMEAELKRLGIAEDSRLLARKLALAMSHYMGGRQYYLPSGDKLVTALRDDLIFSRFDGRNLEDLRREHRLSQTQIYDIIARQRKLHTRRRQPDLFPH; from the coding sequence ATGTCACAACAGTCGGAGCTTTTTGAACACGACCCGGCCATTCACCAGTTGCTTGACCATATCGACAATATCCCTGTCGGTGAGCTTGAGCACCAATGGCCACAAATGCTGGTTGCACTTGTCGATGTGATGGAGGCAGAATTGAAGCGCCTCGGAATTGCTGAAGACAGCCGCTTGCTGGCGCGTAAACTGGCGCTGGCCATGTCCCACTATATGGGCGGACGTCAGTATTATCTGCCATCCGGGGACAAGCTTGTTACAGCGTTACGGGACGATCTTATCTTCTCCCGTTTCGATGGCCGCAACCTTGAAGACCTGCGCCGCGAGCATCGTTTATCTCAGACGCAGATTTACGATATCATCGCCCGTCAGCGCAAGCTTCATACCCGTCGTCGCCAACCGGATTTATTCCCGCACTAA
- a CDS encoding transposase domain-containing protein produces MFVVAKELVGVPGLPKTVKGIREALTRYSAGAEDKVRKRAGGKALEFHITVLPPEARAEVLSAKGMVETSSGVISLPERTKGNADSAHNFERQQLWKHWEGATNEQRQRAEQRTTAVSLVAELVDSGLSLRLALRTAAMKLHMSKGSLRNLYYRVQNRSRDVWAPVLLDRRLREKCKTNREAPISEDAWQFFLGDYLRPEEPCFTKSYELLQIAAREYGWEIPSERTLRRRVEREIDARVIVATRKGDNALARMFPSQQRTVAQLHAMEWINGDGYQHNVFVQWYNGEVIRPKTWVWQDVHSRKIIGWRTDVSENSDSIRLSLMDAISEFGKPEHVTIDNTRAAANKWLSGGVPNRYRFKVKPDDPMGILPMLGIQVHWTSVIGGKGWGQAKPIERAFGIGGLGDYIDKHPSLAGAYTGPNTQNKPDNYGDRVVDVETFLSAVNEGIAIYNARVGRETEMCQGELSFDQAFERSYSNAVVTRLSEEQIRQLMLPAEAVTVKTTGEFFLQCGGSLYGRKNSYWNPVLANIRQRKITVRFDPRNLHSEVACYDLDGRFLCMAECRSAVAFGDTETGREHSRQRKQMMTHTKRAAKAQRRMTAIEVNDLLPKVAPPEPPQRHVVERVFAQGNALKKVQEVQEHQHENDVIFQTLMKNVSKSKK; encoded by the coding sequence ATGTTTGTTGTTGCAAAGGAATTGGTCGGTGTACCTGGTTTACCTAAAACGGTAAAAGGAATTCGTGAGGCATTAACGCGCTATTCCGCAGGTGCTGAAGATAAAGTGCGCAAGCGTGCAGGCGGCAAAGCATTAGAGTTTCACATCACCGTTTTGCCTCCTGAAGCACGTGCAGAGGTACTCTCCGCTAAAGGCATGGTGGAAACATCTTCTGGTGTCATCTCTCTGCCGGAACGCACTAAGGGTAATGCTGACTCTGCACATAACTTCGAGCGCCAGCAGCTCTGGAAACACTGGGAAGGTGCGACCAACGAACAGCGCCAGCGTGCTGAGCAGCGCACCACTGCGGTCTCTCTTGTAGCGGAGCTGGTCGATTCAGGTCTGTCTTTGCGCCTGGCTCTGAGAACAGCGGCAATGAAACTGCATATGAGCAAAGGCTCTTTGCGTAACCTGTATTACCGCGTACAAAACCGCAGCCGTGACGTCTGGGCCCCCGTTCTGCTTGACCGCCGTCTGCGTGAGAAGTGCAAAACCAACCGTGAAGCGCCAATCAGCGAAGATGCCTGGCAATTTTTCCTGGGGGATTATCTCCGCCCGGAAGAGCCCTGCTTCACGAAGTCGTATGAACTTCTCCAGATAGCGGCGCGGGAATATGGCTGGGAAATCCCTTCTGAACGCACACTGCGCCGCCGTGTGGAACGCGAAATTGATGCACGTGTCATTGTCGCTACCCGCAAAGGTGATAACGCACTGGCACGTATGTTCCCGAGCCAGCAGCGCACCGTCGCGCAGCTGCATGCGATGGAATGGATAAACGGCGATGGTTACCAGCACAACGTATTCGTGCAGTGGTACAACGGTGAAGTGATCCGCCCAAAAACGTGGGTCTGGCAGGATGTCCATAGTCGCAAAATTATTGGCTGGCGTACTGACGTCTCTGAAAACAGCGACAGCATTCGCCTGTCACTGATGGATGCCATTTCAGAATTCGGTAAGCCTGAACATGTCACCATCGATAACACCCGCGCAGCGGCTAACAAATGGCTGTCAGGTGGTGTTCCTAACCGCTATCGCTTCAAAGTTAAGCCGGATGATCCGATGGGTATTCTGCCGATGCTCGGTATTCAGGTTCACTGGACGAGTGTTATTGGCGGTAAAGGCTGGGGGCAGGCAAAACCGATTGAACGTGCGTTTGGTATCGGCGGTCTGGGGGATTATATCGACAAACATCCTTCTCTGGCCGGGGCATATACTGGCCCGAATACCCAGAATAAACCGGACAATTACGGTGACCGGGTTGTTGATGTTGAGACATTCCTTTCCGCTGTCAACGAGGGGATCGCCATCTATAACGCGCGTGTCGGCCGTGAAACTGAGATGTGTCAGGGCGAGCTGTCATTTGACCAGGCATTTGAGCGCAGTTACAGCAATGCGGTTGTCACCCGCCTCAGTGAAGAGCAAATCCGCCAGCTGATGCTGCCAGCAGAAGCCGTAACGGTGAAAACTACCGGTGAATTCTTCCTCCAGTGCGGCGGTTCTTTGTATGGCCGTAAAAACAGTTACTGGAATCCGGTTCTGGCCAATATTCGCCAGCGCAAAATTACAGTGCGTTTCGACCCTCGCAATCTTCACAGCGAAGTGGCGTGTTACGACCTTGATGGCCGTTTCCTTTGCATGGCGGAATGCCGTTCAGCTGTTGCGTTCGGCGATACCGAAACAGGTCGTGAACATAGCCGCCAGCGTAAGCAGATGATGACCCATACCAAACGCGCCGCCAAGGCTCAGCGCCGCATGACGGCAATAGAGGTGAACGACCTGCTGCCAAAAGTCGCGCCGCCAGAACCACCGCAGCGGCATGTTGTTGAACGTGTCTTTGCCCAGGGTAATGCACTGAAAAAAGTTCAGGAAGTCCAGGAGCATCAGCACGAGAACGATGTGATTTTCCAGACGCTGATGAAAAATGTCAGTAAATCGAAGAAATAA
- a CDS encoding helix-turn-helix domain-containing protein: MNRNEDLTDWHPETIKAEIHKRGLSFRSLSVQAGYQKDSLKSVLRTPCRPYQQIVADALGVSPETIWPSRYAAHSYMNKAV, from the coding sequence ATGAACCGAAATGAAGATCTGACTGATTGGCACCCTGAGACGATTAAGGCGGAAATCCACAAGCGTGGTTTATCTTTCCGCTCTTTATCGGTTCAGGCGGGCTACCAAAAAGACTCTTTAAAGAGTGTATTGCGCACACCATGCCGCCCGTATCAGCAGATTGTTGCTGATGCTCTTGGTGTTTCTCCTGAAACCATCTGGCCGAGCCGCTATGCCGCTCATAGCTACATGAATAAGGCGGTCTGA
- a CDS encoding DUF2570 domain-containing protein translates to MTFADRLIAAGAVALLVTVGAVWVKAEKTHSDNVQLRRDLQTQTQARNTAEWLLHGQEQTIQIFSAIRAANAAARREDERLRDEAQNQITLILEKEECAKRDVPAAAVEWLQRVENRARSGGGDPAAY, encoded by the coding sequence ATGACCTTCGCTGATCGTCTTATCGCTGCCGGCGCGGTTGCACTCCTGGTCACCGTGGGTGCGGTCTGGGTAAAGGCTGAGAAAACGCACAGCGATAACGTCCAGTTACGCCGGGACTTGCAGACCCAGACGCAAGCCAGAAACACAGCAGAATGGCTGCTACACGGCCAGGAGCAAACCATCCAGATATTCAGTGCCATCCGCGCGGCCAATGCCGCAGCACGGCGCGAAGACGAGAGGCTGCGCGATGAAGCTCAGAACCAGATCACCCTCATCCTTGAAAAAGAAGAATGCGCTAAGCGCGATGTGCCTGCTGCTGCTGTTGAGTGGTTGCAGCGGGTCGAGAACCGCGCCCGTTCCGGTGGTGGTGACCCCGCTGCCTATTGA
- the ptrR gene encoding putrescine utilization regulator PtrR, giving the protein MDLTQLEMFNAVAQSGSITQAAKKVHRVPSNLTTRIRQLEADLGVELFIRENQRLRLSPAGHSFLRYSQQILALVDEARMVVAGDEPQGLFALGALESTAAVRIPQTLARYNQRYPRIQFDLATGPSGTMTDGVLEGTLSAAFIDGPVMHPGLDGMPVYQEEMMIVAAHGHPPITRASDVNGASIYAFRANCSYRRHFESWFHADRATPGRIHEMESYHGMLACVIAGAGLALMPRSMLESMPGHHQVSAWPLAEKWRWLTTWLVWRRGAMSRQLEAFIALLDEPQTPAVSS; this is encoded by the coding sequence ATGGATTTAACTCAGTTGGAAATGTTTAACGCTGTCGCCCAAAGCGGCAGTATCACGCAGGCCGCAAAGAAAGTTCACCGCGTACCGTCCAACCTGACGACCCGTATTCGCCAACTGGAGGCCGATCTTGGCGTTGAGCTGTTTATCCGGGAAAATCAGCGCCTGCGTCTGTCGCCCGCGGGACACAGTTTCCTTCGTTACAGTCAGCAAATTCTCGCCCTGGTCGATGAAGCACGCATGGTGGTCGCCGGTGACGAACCGCAGGGGTTATTTGCACTCGGCGCGCTGGAAAGTACCGCAGCGGTGCGCATCCCACAGACGCTGGCCCGCTATAATCAACGCTATCCGCGAATCCAGTTCGATCTCGCTACCGGCCCATCCGGTACGATGACCGATGGCGTACTGGAAGGCACCCTGAGCGCGGCCTTTATTGATGGACCGGTGATGCACCCCGGCCTTGATGGCATGCCGGTCTATCAGGAAGAGATGATGATTGTCGCCGCCCACGGTCATCCTCCCATTACCCGCGCTAGCGACGTCAACGGCGCCAGCATTTATGCGTTTCGCGCCAACTGTTCTTATCGTCGGCATTTTGAAAGCTGGTTTCACGCCGATCGAGCCACGCCCGGGCGTATTCATGAGATGGAGTCCTATCACGGTATGCTGGCCTGCGTTATCGCTGGCGCCGGGCTGGCGCTGATGCCGCGCAGTATGCTGGAAAGTATGCCCGGTCATCATCAGGTCAGCGCCTGGCCGCTGGCGGAGAAATGGCGCTGGTTAACCACCTGGCTGGTGTGGCGACGCGGCGCGATGAGCCGCCAGCTGGAAGCGTTTATTGCGTTGCTGGATGAGCCTCAGACGCCAGCGGTTTCATCATAA
- a CDS encoding DUF3164 family protein gives MNNSNTVPVGYRTNAQGHLIPESQVKPVDKLRDEVVMTIVGAARQQRQLLAAFKLESMQRIADFTDLSASEYGVEYGGTKGNVTLVSFDGRYKLIRAVGEHRVFDERIQAAKALIDTCISEWSGGADERIMALVDHAFRVNKQGRIDINQVLGLRQLDINDPKWNEAMDAVADAIQVSGTSQYLRIYERQADGNYQQISLDLAKL, from the coding sequence ATGAATAATTCAAATACCGTACCTGTGGGTTACCGCACCAATGCTCAGGGGCATTTAATCCCTGAGTCTCAGGTCAAACCCGTGGATAAGCTGCGTGATGAAGTCGTGATGACGATCGTCGGCGCAGCACGTCAGCAGCGTCAGTTGCTGGCAGCGTTCAAACTGGAGTCTATGCAGAGAATCGCCGACTTCACAGACCTTTCGGCGTCTGAGTATGGCGTGGAGTATGGCGGCACGAAAGGCAATGTGACCCTGGTCAGTTTTGACGGCCGTTACAAGCTCATTCGCGCAGTCGGTGAGCATCGCGTATTTGATGAACGTATCCAGGCGGCTAAAGCGCTGATTGATACCTGCATCAGCGAATGGTCTGGTGGTGCGGATGAACGCATTATGGCCCTGGTAGATCATGCCTTCCGCGTTAACAAGCAAGGTCGCATCGACATCAACCAGGTTCTGGGCCTCCGTCAGCTCGATATCAATGACCCGAAATGGAATGAGGCGATGGACGCTGTTGCTGATGCAATTCAGGTTTCCGGCACCAGTCAGTATTTGCGTATTTATGAGCGTCAGGCGGATGGTAACTATCAGCAGATTTCGCTGGATTTAGCCAAACTTTAA
- the sad gene encoding succinate-semialdehyde dehydrogenase produces the protein MTSPATHAVSVNPMNGETISALPWASSADVDRAVTLAETAFRQWRKTSVAQRADALRSIGRVLRERAEEMAQCITREMGKPIKQARGEVAKSAHLCDWYAEHGPAMLATEATLVENHQAVIEYRPLGPVVAVMPWNFPLWQVLRGAVPIMLAGNSYLLKHAPNVMGCAALIGEIITQAGVPAGVFNWVNATNDGVTQIINDPRIAAVTVTGSVRAGKAIGAQAGAALKKCVLELGGSDPFIVLNDADIDLAVQAAVTGRYQNTGQVCAAAKRFIVEAGIADTFTRKFVDAAAQLKMGDPREEDNYLGPMARFDLRDELHSQVMATVKEGASLLLGGEKCGGEGNFYPATVLANVTPTMTAFRQEMFGPVAAITVARDADHALALANDSEFGLSATVFTADTAQAQRFADELECGGVFINGYSASDARVAFGGVKKSGFGRELSHFGLREFCNVQTVWKDRR, from the coding sequence ATGACTTCACCTGCAACTCATGCCGTCTCCGTGAACCCGATGAATGGCGAAACGATTTCCGCGCTGCCGTGGGCGTCCTCTGCTGACGTGGATCGGGCGGTGACGCTGGCGGAGACGGCTTTCCGTCAATGGCGTAAGACCTCCGTTGCGCAGCGTGCCGATGCGCTGCGTTCGATTGGCCGCGTGCTGCGCGAGCGTGCCGAAGAGATGGCGCAATGTATTACCCGCGAGATGGGAAAACCTATTAAACAGGCGCGTGGCGAAGTGGCGAAATCAGCCCACCTGTGCGACTGGTATGCTGAACACGGCCCGGCCATGCTCGCCACCGAAGCGACCCTGGTTGAAAATCATCAGGCGGTGATTGAGTACCGTCCGCTGGGACCGGTGGTGGCGGTGATGCCGTGGAACTTTCCGCTGTGGCAGGTGCTGCGCGGTGCGGTGCCGATTATGCTGGCGGGGAATAGCTATTTATTAAAACATGCGCCGAACGTGATGGGCTGCGCGGCGCTGATTGGTGAGATTATCACCCAGGCAGGCGTACCCGCTGGCGTTTTTAATTGGGTGAATGCCACTAACGATGGCGTCACGCAGATCATAAACGATCCGCGCATTGCGGCGGTCACGGTCACCGGTAGCGTTCGTGCGGGTAAAGCAATAGGCGCTCAGGCCGGTGCGGCGCTGAAGAAATGCGTGCTGGAGCTTGGCGGCTCCGATCCGTTTATCGTGTTGAATGATGCCGATATCGACCTGGCGGTACAGGCGGCGGTAACGGGGCGCTATCAGAATACCGGGCAGGTGTGCGCCGCGGCGAAACGATTTATTGTCGAAGCGGGTATTGCCGATACCTTCACCCGGAAGTTTGTCGATGCCGCCGCGCAGTTGAAAATGGGCGATCCGCGTGAGGAAGACAACTATCTTGGACCGATGGCCCGTTTTGATTTGCGCGATGAGCTTCACAGTCAGGTGATGGCCACCGTCAAAGAAGGGGCTAGCCTGCTGTTGGGGGGGGAGAAGTGCGGCGGGGAAGGTAACTTCTACCCGGCAACCGTGCTTGCCAACGTAACGCCGACGATGACCGCCTTCCGACAGGAAATGTTTGGCCCGGTCGCTGCGATCACCGTTGCTCGCGACGCCGATCATGCGCTGGCGTTAGCCAACGACAGTGAGTTTGGGCTCTCCGCTACCGTCTTTACTGCCGATACGGCGCAGGCGCAGCGTTTTGCTGATGAGCTGGAGTGCGGTGGCGTATTTATTAATGGCTATAGCGCGAGCGATGCCCGAGTGGCGTTCGGCGGCGTGAAAAAGAGCGGCTTTGGCCGCGAGCTGTCGCATTTTGGCCTGCGTGAATTCTGTAACGTTCAGACGGTATGGAAAGATCGCCGATAA
- a CDS encoding L-lactate dehydrogenase, with protein MNTKARKVMIIGAGNVGASAAYALLNQNICEELILVDLNKTRAEAHAQDLSDAAAYMPGMMTISCRDASDCADVDIAVITVSGGALKPGQTRLDELKSTAKIVHSIVPQMMAGGFNGIFLIATNPCDIITWQVWQLSGLPRSQVIGTGVWLDTTRLRRKLAQDLDIGAQSIDAFILGEHGDSQFPVWSHSSVYGSPIGQVYQRGTGRELDRQAMADSVRKLGFEIYAGKGCTEYGIAGTIAEICRNVFTGSHRALAISCILDGEYGVNGVAIGVPAVLAQSGVQQVIELQLAADEREKFARSVEVIKANIALLP; from the coding sequence ATGAATACGAAAGCCCGTAAAGTGATGATCATCGGCGCCGGCAACGTTGGCGCATCCGCAGCCTATGCGCTGCTGAATCAGAATATTTGCGAAGAACTGATCCTGGTCGATCTCAATAAAACCCGCGCCGAGGCCCACGCGCAGGATCTCAGCGACGCGGCCGCTTATATGCCCGGCATGATGACGATTTCCTGCCGCGACGCCAGCGACTGCGCCGATGTGGATATCGCCGTCATTACCGTTTCCGGCGGTGCGCTGAAACCCGGCCAGACACGGCTGGATGAATTAAAAAGCACGGCCAAAATCGTCCACAGTATTGTGCCGCAGATGATGGCCGGCGGATTTAACGGTATTTTTTTGATTGCTACGAACCCGTGCGACATCATTACGTGGCAGGTATGGCAGCTTTCCGGTCTGCCACGCAGCCAGGTGATCGGCACCGGCGTCTGGCTCGATACTACCCGCCTGCGCCGCAAGCTGGCGCAGGATCTGGATATTGGCGCACAGAGTATTGATGCCTTTATTCTCGGCGAGCATGGCGATAGCCAGTTCCCGGTATGGTCGCACTCCTCGGTGTACGGCTCTCCGATTGGCCAGGTTTATCAACGTGGTACCGGCCGCGAGCTCGATCGTCAGGCAATGGCCGATAGCGTGCGCAAGCTGGGGTTCGAAATCTATGCGGGTAAAGGCTGCACCGAATACGGCATCGCTGGCACCATTGCCGAAATCTGCCGCAACGTCTTTACCGGCAGCCACCGCGCGCTGGCTATTTCCTGCATTCTTGACGGTGAATATGGCGTGAACGGCGTGGCCATTGGCGTGCCGGCGGTTCTGGCGCAAAGCGGCGTTCAGCAGGTCATTGAGCTACAGTTGGCGGCGGACGAACGAGAGAAATTCGCCCGCTCGGTCGAGGTGATTAAGGCAAATATCGCCTTGCTGCCGTAG
- a CDS encoding DUF2730 family protein, with protein sequence MGIFEYIGLWPYLLPVAFGGIVWAMRRTFASTERVEKLENRLTEMETKYANMPGVEDMQEMRLRMTEIAGDMKVIGQRVQSMTHQIELLLENAVNRSK encoded by the coding sequence GTGGGCATTTTTGAATATATCGGTCTGTGGCCATATCTGTTACCAGTAGCTTTTGGCGGGATTGTCTGGGCGATGCGGCGCACGTTCGCCAGTACCGAACGGGTAGAAAAGCTGGAAAATCGCCTCACCGAGATGGAAACCAAATACGCCAATATGCCTGGCGTTGAAGATATGCAGGAAATGCGCCTGCGTATGACGGAGATTGCTGGAGATATGAAGGTTATCGGCCAGCGCGTGCAGTCAATGACCCACCAGATTGAATTGTTACTGGAAAATGCGGTGAACCGGAGCAAATGA
- a CDS encoding GNAT family N-acetyltransferase: MYAFMLTSPAEPAVVRLIAALDQYQSMLYPAESNHLLDLSMLPAEQVIILLIRHGEKAIGCGAVVMGEDGHGEMKRVFIEPTHRGKQLGERLLVELETVAVQRGCTLLRLETGIHQHAAIRLYTRCGYRSCEAFAPYSPDPLSVFMMKPLASEAHPATQ; encoded by the coding sequence ATGTACGCTTTCATGCTTACATCTCCCGCTGAACCCGCCGTAGTGCGCCTGATTGCTGCGCTAGACCAATATCAGTCCATGCTTTATCCAGCAGAAAGTAATCATCTTCTGGACTTGTCGATGCTACCTGCCGAACAGGTGATCATTCTGCTCATTCGTCATGGCGAGAAGGCAATCGGCTGCGGTGCCGTGGTGATGGGGGAAGACGGCCATGGTGAAATGAAGCGGGTGTTTATCGAGCCGACGCACCGGGGTAAGCAACTGGGCGAGCGGCTGCTGGTGGAGCTTGAAACGGTGGCGGTGCAGCGTGGCTGCACTCTGTTGCGCCTGGAAACCGGAATTCATCAGCACGCGGCAATTCGCCTGTACACGCGATGCGGCTATCGCAGCTGCGAAGCCTTTGCACCGTACTCGCCGGACCCGCTCAGCGTATTTATGATGAAACCGCTGGCGTCTGAGGCTCATCCAGCAACGCAATAA
- a CDS encoding gp16 family protein: MRANTIKLIHVARRTLGLDDETYRVFLSTVVPGKSSCRDMSSAQLQAVLDALKERGFKPVSSKPKAPSGIAGKIRAVWFTMFNQGFVTSNDTAAIDAYVKRITRQQNGGEGVAKLNWLRDEKARTVLESLKRWHMRCMLERLPDTGIKPIYDRVCERYQIMLNICKGEK, encoded by the coding sequence ATGCGAGCTAATACTATCAAATTGATCCACGTCGCGCGTCGTACTCTGGGTCTTGATGATGAGACTTATCGTGTTTTTCTTAGCACTGTTGTGCCGGGTAAAAGCAGCTGCCGTGATATGAGCTCGGCGCAGCTGCAGGCCGTGCTGGATGCTCTTAAAGAGCGAGGTTTTAAGCCTGTTTCATCTAAACCAAAAGCACCATCGGGGATTGCCGGCAAAATTCGGGCGGTATGGTTTACCATGTTCAATCAGGGTTTTGTCACCAGTAACGACACTGCAGCGATTGATGCGTATGTAAAGCGCATAACCCGGCAACAGAACGGTGGCGAAGGTGTGGCAAAGCTGAACTGGTTGCGTGATGAGAAAGCTCGAACCGTTCTCGAAAGCCTGAAACGGTGGCATATGCGGTGCATGCTGGAGCGTTTACCAGACACCGGTATCAAACCTATTTACGACCGTGTATGTGAGCGTTATCAAATCATGTTGAACATTTGCAAGGGGGAAAAATGA
- a CDS encoding AAA family ATPase: MTQINHDVIRNTVKGLIDDKTISGAALSRETGVSSSALSQFINGKYKGDNDAVAASISTWLESRKTAQSALPEIPDYVVTPTSEKITAALTYAQLTHTIALIYGHPGVGKTEALKQYARTGNNVWRLTASKSRTNELETMYELALDMGISDAPYQRGALSRLLRRRLRDTNALVIIDEADWLNYDAIEELRILQEECGIGLAFIGNHKVYDRLTGGSRTVDFARLFSRVAKKIVINNVLAADVDAFCDAWKVDGRDERKLLRAIAKRPGALRSLSHILPLAHIYASGKSEPVNSGHIHSAMLELGHAEIVED; the protein is encoded by the coding sequence ATGACGCAAATTAACCATGATGTAATCCGTAATACCGTAAAAGGTCTGATTGATGACAAAACAATTTCTGGTGCTGCTCTGTCGCGTGAAACAGGGGTGTCTTCGTCTGCCCTTTCTCAGTTTATTAACGGTAAATACAAGGGCGATAATGATGCCGTGGCGGCATCAATCAGCACGTGGCTTGAATCCCGTAAGACGGCCCAGAGTGCACTGCCGGAAATCCCTGACTATGTCGTGACGCCGACCTCTGAAAAAATCACTGCGGCGCTGACGTATGCGCAGCTGACTCACACCATTGCGCTGATTTATGGCCATCCTGGTGTAGGTAAAACGGAAGCGCTGAAACAATACGCTCGTACCGGTAATAACGTCTGGCGTCTTACCGCCAGTAAATCCCGCACGAACGAGCTGGAAACCATGTACGAACTGGCGCTGGATATGGGCATTTCAGATGCGCCTTATCAGCGCGGCGCATTATCCCGCCTGCTGCGACGCCGGCTGCGTGACACTAATGCCTTAGTCATCATTGATGAAGCTGACTGGCTGAACTATGACGCCATCGAAGAGCTGCGCATCCTCCAGGAGGAATGCGGCATCGGGCTGGCGTTTATCGGTAACCATAAAGTCTATGACCGCCTGACCGGTGGTAGTCGCACCGTAGACTTTGCCCGTCTGTTCTCTCGCGTGGCAAAGAAAATTGTCATCAACAACGTGCTGGCTGCTGATGTGGATGCGTTCTGCGATGCATGGAAGGTTGACGGCCGCGATGAACGCAAACTGTTACGTGCGATTGCAAAGCGCCCTGGTGCTCTGCGCTCTCTCTCCCACATTCTGCCGCTGGCCCATATCTACGCCAGCGGTAAAAGCGAGCCGGTTAATTCTGGCCATATTCATTCAGCAATGCTTGAGCTGGGGCATGCTGAAATTGTGGAGGACTAA
- a CDS encoding lysozyme translates to MPQIPRSLKASLLAIAIAGGGYHEMTRETLIHVEGIEYTPYRDIAGILTVCVGHTGADIQMRTYTHDECMALLDSDLKPVRAAIKRLVKVPLTDYQRTALETFIFNTGTGAFASSTLLKKLNAGDFEGARDQMRRWIFAAGKPWKGLMTRREVEMAIWSVGGVDDLR, encoded by the coding sequence ATGCCCCAAATACCCCGTAGTCTGAAAGCGTCATTGCTGGCGATTGCTATCGCCGGTGGCGGTTATCACGAAATGACCCGCGAGACCCTTATCCACGTCGAGGGGATCGAATATACCCCGTACCGCGACATTGCCGGCATCCTGACCGTATGTGTTGGCCATACTGGCGCTGATATCCAGATGCGCACCTACACCCATGATGAATGCATGGCCCTGCTGGACAGTGATTTAAAGCCCGTTCGGGCAGCCATTAAACGTCTGGTAAAAGTCCCTTTAACCGATTATCAGCGCACCGCACTTGAGACGTTCATTTTCAATACCGGCACCGGCGCGTTCGCCAGTTCGACCCTCCTCAAAAAACTGAATGCCGGTGATTTTGAAGGTGCTCGCGACCAGATGCGTCGCTGGATATTTGCGGCCGGGAAACCGTGGAAAGGACTGATGACGCGCCGTGAAGTTGAGATGGCCATATGGTCAGTCGGAGGTGTTGATGACCTTCGCTGA